CCCTGAATACGCAGGCACAACGAATTTTGAAACTGTTCGGGCATGAGGATGGTGATCTGGTTTCATCGACCGCAGGTCCTGAACAGGAATATTTTCTGATTGATCGTAACTTTTATTATGCAAGACCTGACCTGCTCACTGCAGGCCGCACTTTATTCGGAGCCAAACCACCAAAAGGTCAAGAGTTTGACGATCATTATTTTGGTGCGATTCCTGACCGCGTGCTGGCGTTTATGTTTGAAGCGGAACGAGAACTCTTCAAACTGGGAATTCCCGTTAAAACGCGACATAACGAAGTGGCACCAGGCCAATACGAAATCGCACCTCAATTTGAATCTGCGAATATCGCGACCGACCATCAACAATTGCTCATGACCACTTTGCGGCGTACCGCAGAGAAACATGGCATGGTCTGTCTGACACATGAAAAACCGTTTGCCGGCGTGAATGGATCAGGAAAACACGTCAACTGGTCACTGGGTAGTGCCTCACAAGGCAACTTGCTTGATCCGGGAGACACTCCTCATGAAAACGCACAATTTCTGCTCTTCTGTGCCGCCGTGATCCGTGCCGTGCATAAATACCAGGGCTTGCTGCGTGCTGTCGTTGCTTCTGCCAGTAATGACCACCGCTTAGGCGCCAACGAAGCCCCCCCTGCGATTATCTCGATCTTCCTCGGTGATCAGCTTACGGATGTCTTTGAACAAATCAAAGCGGGTGGCGCGAACTCATCGATTCCCAAGGGGACTCTGACAGTCGGTGCGGACGTCTTGCCACCGCTGCCTAAAGATGCGGGAGACCGTAACCGTACCAGTCCTTTCGCGTTCACCGGAAACCGGTTTGAATTCCGTGCCGTTGGTGCAAACCAGTCGATTGCCGGCCCACTAGTAGCGATGAATACGATTGTCGCAGATTCACTTGAGTTTTGTGCCAACCGTCTCGAAGAAGCAACCGGCGGTGATCCCGACAAACTCCATGCTGAATTGCAAAAACTGCTGACAGAAATCATGAATGAGCATGGTTCAATTGTCTTCAATGGAGATGGTTATAGTGAAGAATGGCATGCGGAAGCGGCCCGACGCGGTTTGCTCAATCTTAAAACCACCGTTGATGCTCTACCGATTTTAGAATCGGAAGATGTCAAAACACTGTTTACCAAGCATAAAGTTCTTTCAGAACGGGAGTTGGCTAGCCGTCTTGAAACATATCTTGAACAGTATTGCATGTCGATTAGTGTGGAAGTCAATTTGACGATTAAGATGGCAAAAACTTTCATCTTCCCGGCCGTGATTCGCTACCAGAGCGAACTGGTTTCCAATTGTGCCAACTTGAAAATGCTGGGTTATGATTTTGATACTGTCACCCTGGATCATGTCACAGACCTGGTAAAGATTCTTCAAGATACGATCGGCGAACTGGAACTGGCCGTTTCAGAGTGTGAATCAGATGATATGCTTGCTGAAGCAAATCATAGTTGCAATGTTCTCTTGCCAATTATGAATAAAGTTCGGGCGATCGCAGATGAACTGGAAGGGATCGTTGCCGACGACCTTTGGCCTCTACCGACTTATCAAGAAATGCTGTTTATTAAATAACAGCCTGTCGTTGAGATTTGATTCCTCAAACGAAACGCCGACCAGTCATCTTATACTGGTCGGCGTTTTCTGCATTGTTCTCTCATCAAAACAACAATCGGCTTATTTCTTTTTTTGCTTTGGTTCCAAATTGAACTGCAGTACGTTTTCCGTTCCACTTTGAATCTCCGCAGTCAGGCCGGAAGTGCTGGGATTGTTGTACTTTTCTGGGATCAGTGAATCTCCCCCTCCCATGTAGTTGGGATCAAACTCTGTGGTTTCACCGGGATTCGCGACGACAGCACTTTTTGCAGTTTCTGTAGAACTGATGGAGACTTTGTGAGTACCTACAGGAGCACCGTCATTGGGTTCGTAAGTCATTACATTCAGAATTTTCCCTTCTTTGATCACTCCCGAAGCAGGGCGGCTACCGGTTGTTTCAAACGTAATCGTGCCAGAGGCAAGTGGCTCGCCATCTAGTGTCACCGTTCCGGAGACAGGTGCCGTTGATGAGCGATCAGGACCTCCACCGCAACCGATCATGGTGAGCAAGAATATACAAAAAAATAAACGTTTCACTTTGAACTCCACTAACATTCCGAAAGAAAGAGATAATGATATAACTACCCGGTTCATAGCTCGTTGAACGGGCCAAGGAATCAAGCAACAATCAAACAGGAGCAGACAGATTCGGAACCGAACCTGTCTGTTTGCAAAGTATCTTTCTGTCAGAGTTAGTATTCTCCGAGCACTTCTCCACCGGCACGGGAAGCAAGTCCACGATATGTGGCACCATCGATATTTTCACTGACAAAACGAACGGCGCCATCACCCATCAGAAAATGAGTGCCTCCGACGTGGAAGCTCCGAAAACCAATAGATTCATCCCAACGGGCATTGGATTGGCTTGGTAAATTACTCTGTAAATCTTCGTTCATAAAGTTAATCGGATGAGCCGTGGTTCCGAAACTCTGCACTCCCCAGTTTTGGGTAATACACATCGCGCCGATACATTCACCGATTGCAAAAGTATTGGAAAGACCATCAGTGACATCTCTGATGCGCGCACTCCATGCCCAGCGACCGATCATGCCGCGCACGGGTTGTAGACAGCCTACGTTTCCATAGGCGGGAGTCGCGCCGACTCCTGTACTGTTTACATAATCTCCGATCACAGCCGCATAGTCAGTCTGCGCAACAACCCAGGTTGGTGCTGCAAAAAACTCTTCATCACGGATTTCGTTTGCAAGCGGGTCTGAGGGACAAAGAAATGCGGGGTAAGGTTTCTGAAGATGCTGAAAATTACTTCCCTGCCATGAAGCGCGATCGAAATCAAAGGCGTTGTAAATATTCGCCTGATCCATATAAGGCAAGATCATTGGAATCCATCCATAGCGTTTGCTGCCCACAGGTGCTCCCACATTGGGACAACGCGGATTGGAAATTGGCAGCATAGAGAACGTACCATGATAATTATGAAGTGCCAGACCGATCTGTTTTAGATTGTTTTTGCACTGAGAACGGCGTGCTGCTTCCCTTGCCTGCTGCACTGCCGGCAACAGTAACGCGATCAAGATAGCAATGATCGCAATCACAACTAATAATTCGATGAGCGTAAAACCTCGACGCAACTTAAATAATGAAGACATCGCAGAGCCCCTTTTCTTCAAAATTAACAATAAATTAGATAATAGACAAAACCTCTGAAACAAATCAGCGTGCGCGACGATACTCAAACGTGCCTGCCGAGTATCGATCTACGAATATTTGATCAATTTTTATCGGGAAGTTCTCAGGATCAGATAACCACTGCGGTTGATCTGAGTTCACCTCGCTCAAACCTCGCTCAAACCGGCTCGTACCGACAAATGAAATCAGGCCGCCGCCATCGTCGCGCGACTTCAAGTGCCGACGAGAGCCACTCACTCCATCATTTCCGTTTGGCTCTTTCTCTCCATAACCATATGCCACAATCGAGTAAGCCCCGGGTTCGAGTCGCAACGGAGATTTCAAAGGCTGAAATCGATTCGAGTCAATCAGTTCTGCATCATCACCAGGCGCAAAGGCTACCACTGCCAGCCGCTTAGTCCCTTTATCGTCTTTAAAGTCATCAGGTGTTCCCAGATCATCGCGCTGCCAAAGCTCACACACGAGCTGTTGTTTCAACCCATCAGAGCCGCTGTCAAAAACACCCAAGCGTGTCACTTCGATCGGCTCGTTCACCACAAAATCGTGGCCCAGTTTACCGTGATATGCCTGTGTGCCTTTGGTATTCTTTCGTGTTCGATAGGCAATCTTGAGTGAATCTTGATTCTGCTCTGGCTCATCTCGCAAATCGACCGGTTCGATCTCGATGTAGCCTTCTTTTAAAGGATCAACGCGCACGGCTTCTTTCGTTTTTAACATTCGTCTCTCAGTAGCTCCCATCTCGTCAGAGCGTTTCACTTCGACAAGTCCCTGGTGGACCTGAATATCGACGACTTCCGCATCGTAGACACGAACTGTAAACTCGGTTCCAAAGTCAACCACCTCTGCGGCGGTTGTTGACACTTTAAATCCGATTGCCTGCCGGGGTACTTTTAAGGACGCTATCCCGGAAAACAAGCGCACGACATCCGGGGAAACGATTTTGATTGTAGTATCCCCTCTCAATGTCAACTCAACACCATTCATAAACAGCAGTACTGCTTTACCATCTTCTAAATGCAACCAGCGATCAACCTGAATGGTTTCACCCAACTCTGCTCCGAGCCCCGGATGTTCCCACCAACCATCCTGTGATTTCAGGGTCGCCACGCCTGTGTTAGCTGAACTATTCTCAAGCGACTGATAAATAATAACGCCCATCAGAAGCATTGCTGCCACAACAGTCACACCAGTGACCTTTTGCCAGAATCGCGGTGTCTGGTTTTCGTCCCAGCCTTTGGTTTGAAGCAACGAAGTTGAACCCTCAAAGAGCTCGGAACGCTTTGCGGTGACAGCTAAATGCCCCAGCAATCCCATGTGTTCAAGGTAAAGTTTGCGTGCGTCTGCGTTTTTTTCGAGGAGTTTTGAGAGCAGTTCGACCTGTTCGTTCGTAACAGTTCCATCATCAATGGCGGCGAGCCATTCCTGCAGATTCGATTCCCAGTCATTCTGAATGCTCATGCTGACGGCCCCATTTCAAAACGACGCTGAATACAATTTTCGAGCCGCTTGAGAATTCTTCGAATCCATAGCCTGACAGTAACCTCGGATCGGCCCACCTGACGTGCCGTTTCCTTGAGTGTTCCCTTGGATCGAAACCGTAGCAGAATCAATTCTCGATCAGACTTTGTCAGACTCGCGATGCATTCATCCAATGCCTGTGAACGATATTCCAATTCATACCATAAATTACCGGTATCCGTAACAAGTTGTTCAACAACTTGTTCGTTTAAACACCGCGAACGCCTGTTTTTCGTTCGTCGATATTCGAGTACTTTGAAATGCGCAATGCGACAGGCCCAGGCAGAGAAGTTCGTTCCCTTCTCAAATTCGTCTAGCTTCTCCCACATCAACGTGACGACTTCCTGAACAATGTCTTCCACATCTTCGCATCCAGGTAACAGCGCGCGCACGAGCCCAAACAAACGCCCTTCATTGGCCATAATCAGCCGGACGAATTCATCAGGTTGGAGCTGAGACGAGTTTTTAGACAACAGTAGAATCTACTTATTAATGAAAATGAGATTAATGAAATGTTCCCTATAAATTCCTTACTACTTAATAAATGACCTTAGACTGAAAAACCGAAAGATCGTTTTTCGGACCTATCTTCAAAATGCTACGTATCCTTTTTCCACAGAAAGAGTTATGAATTTACTTTTTTATAGATTATTCTTGTGTGAGGAGAAGAATCAGTCTCTTATCAAAATCATCAAAGATTTGGGGGAGACTGTCATGGAGGGCGTAAGAGACCTGGCATCCCATTACTATTTAATGAGGTGAATCAGTCTCTAATAACATGATTAATTGTGCTTGACTTCTCTAGATTGAGCTACTGCATTTTATGTTGTATTCAGAGGTAATTCACGGCTTTCAATTTCCAATAGTCGCTTCTTTCGCCAGAGCCCACCGCCGTAACCTGTCAGCTTTCCGTCTGCGCCGATGACGCGGTGACAAGGGATCAGAATTGAAATGCGGTTATCACCATTGGCGCGGGCGACGGCACGTACGGCCGCTGGTTGGCCAATGCTCTTGGCCTGCTCGGCATAGGAACGGGTTGCTCCGAACGGAATCGTTTGCAAAGCGGCCCAGACTTTTTGTTGAAACTCGGTCCCGGGTGTAAGCAGCGGGACATCAAACTCGGTTCGCTTCCCTGCAAAATAGGCCTGTAACTCCGCATCGAGTTGTGCAAAGAATGGACTATCTCCTGGCAGCGTTTTTGCATTCATGCGTTTGTGCAAACGATTGAGCTGGGTTTCCAGCATCGGACGGTCGGCGAATTCAAGTAAGCAAATCCCCTGCTCCGTCGCACCCGCTAACATCGGGCCGAGTGGGGTCAGTATCCTGGTGATGGCAATCACCTCTTGCCCGTTGGTCTTTGCTGGCGCGCTGCCGATGGTTTTCTTGAAGCCATCACCGAAGCCACTCAGTGATTCATAACCACTCTGAAAGGCGGCATCTGTGACTGATGTTTTGTGGCGAATTTGGCCAAAGGCCTGGTTGATCCGTCGCATCCGTAAGTAGGATGTGAAAGTCATGCCATGTAATTTCTGGAACCAACGACGAACACGTACGGGATCAAGTCCCCGTTGCCTCAAATCTTCAGCCTGCAAGCGAATGGTGGCATCCTGTTCGACTTCTTCCAACAAAGGTTGCAGCCATTCGGGTGTGGCGCCTAAATCGATCATGGGATGACAGATCTTGCAGGCACGATAGCCGCTGGCGATAGCCGACTTCGCATCGGGAAAGTACTCGACATTTTCCGGTTTGGGTTTGCGGGCCGTACACGAGGGTCGACAAAAAATTCCCGTTGTACGAATCGCCGCAACGAAAACACCTTCGAAGCTGGTATCTCTGCGACTGAGCGCATCGTACATCGTTTCCCGGTCGGGAAGTGTGGCTGTGTCATTCATGTTTGTGTCTGTACTATTCATTTTGTAGAACCCGGGTTTTTCAAGCCAAAATACCATCTCCAAAAATAATACCAGTTCCACAACCAGCGGCAACCGCGAAACGGACAAGGAATTTTTCGAAAACCCATTCCTGGAAAATTCAATTCCGAAGCCCTAAAATACCCCCCTAAACATATCATACTAAAATGAGGAACTGAAATGGATACCACAGGCCAATTTATGTCATCGATAATCAACGTATTCGAAACCCACAAACGAATGACGGAGCGAGCCGTTGAACAAGTTCCCGATGAGAAACTCCACACCGCCCTTGATGAGCACACGAATTCTATTGCCGTGATTATGAAACACGTTGCAGGAAATCTGATCTCGCGCTGGACCGATTTCCTGACAACAGACGGCGAGAAGTCGTGGCGGAATCGAGACGATGAGTTTGTAGACTCGTTTAAGAGCCGCGCGGAAATCATGGAATACTGGGAACGTGGCTGGTCGTGTGTCTTGGAAGCTCTCAAGAGTTTGACGGCAGAAGATCTTGAAAAAACAGTCTCCATCCGCGGAGAAGCACACACCGTACCGCTGGCAATTGAGCGCTCACTCGGACACACCTGTTACCACGTAGGTCAAATCGTCCAGGTCGCCCGCATCCAAGCGGGGGATGACTGGCATACTCTAACCATCCCCAGAGGTGAATCAGAGCAATTCAACAAAGCGAACTGGGGAGAAGATGGGAAGTCGCATTCGTGATGGATATGATAAAAAA
The Gimesia aquarii DNA segment above includes these coding regions:
- a CDS encoding glutamine synthetase III; amino-acid sequence: MNFRETPTGDLFNNNVFSKKVMKKRLPKEIYKKLVRTIEDGEKLDCSTADVVASAIKDWAIEKGATHYAHVFYPLTGSTAEKHDSFLSPDGEGSAIAEFSGSQLIQGEPDGSSFPTGGIRATFEARGYTIWDVTSSAYILENSNGTTLCIPTAFVSWTGEALDKKTPVLRSMQALNTQAQRILKLFGHEDGDLVSSTAGPEQEYFLIDRNFYYARPDLLTAGRTLFGAKPPKGQEFDDHYFGAIPDRVLAFMFEAERELFKLGIPVKTRHNEVAPGQYEIAPQFESANIATDHQQLLMTTLRRTAEKHGMVCLTHEKPFAGVNGSGKHVNWSLGSASQGNLLDPGDTPHENAQFLLFCAAVIRAVHKYQGLLRAVVASASNDHRLGANEAPPAIISIFLGDQLTDVFEQIKAGGANSSIPKGTLTVGADVLPPLPKDAGDRNRTSPFAFTGNRFEFRAVGANQSIAGPLVAMNTIVADSLEFCANRLEEATGGDPDKLHAELQKLLTEIMNEHGSIVFNGDGYSEEWHAEAARRGLLNLKTTVDALPILESEDVKTLFTKHKVLSERELASRLETYLEQYCMSISVEVNLTIKMAKTFIFPAVIRYQSELVSNCANLKMLGYDFDTVTLDHVTDLVKILQDTIGELELAVSECESDDMLAEANHSCNVLLPIMNKVRAIADELEGIVADDLWPLPTYQEMLFIK
- a CDS encoding carboxypeptidase regulatory-like domain-containing protein; amino-acid sequence: MKRLFFCIFLLTMIGCGGGPDRSSTAPVSGTVTLDGEPLASGTITFETTGSRPASGVIKEGKILNVMTYEPNDGAPVGTHKVSISSTETAKSAVVANPGETTEFDPNYMGGGDSLIPEKYNNPSTSGLTAEIQSGTENVLQFNLEPKQKKK
- a CDS encoding DUF1559 domain-containing protein, whose amino-acid sequence is MSSLFKLRRGFTLIELLVVIAIIAILIALLLPAVQQAREAARRSQCKNNLKQIGLALHNYHGTFSMLPISNPRCPNVGAPVGSKRYGWIPMILPYMDQANIYNAFDFDRASWQGSNFQHLQKPYPAFLCPSDPLANEIRDEEFFAAPTWVVAQTDYAAVIGDYVNSTGVGATPAYGNVGCLQPVRGMIGRWAWSARIRDVTDGLSNTFAIGECIGAMCITQNWGVQSFGTTAHPINFMNEDLQSNLPSQSNARWDESIGFRSFHVGGTHFLMGDGAVRFVSENIDGATYRGLASRAGGEVLGEY
- a CDS encoding FecR domain-containing protein, whose translation is MSIQNDWESNLQEWLAAIDDGTVTNEQVELLSKLLEKNADARKLYLEHMGLLGHLAVTAKRSELFEGSTSLLQTKGWDENQTPRFWQKVTGVTVVAAMLLMGVIIYQSLENSSANTGVATLKSQDGWWEHPGLGAELGETIQVDRWLHLEDGKAVLLFMNGVELTLRGDTTIKIVSPDVVRLFSGIASLKVPRQAIGFKVSTTAAEVVDFGTEFTVRVYDAEVVDIQVHQGLVEVKRSDEMGATERRMLKTKEAVRVDPLKEGYIEIEPVDLRDEPEQNQDSLKIAYRTRKNTKGTQAYHGKLGHDFVVNEPIEVTRLGVFDSGSDGLKQQLVCELWQRDDLGTPDDFKDDKGTKRLAVVAFAPGDDAELIDSNRFQPLKSPLRLEPGAYSIVAYGYGEKEPNGNDGVSGSRRHLKSRDDGGGLISFVGTSRFERGLSEVNSDQPQWLSDPENFPIKIDQIFVDRYSAGTFEYRRAR
- a CDS encoding sigma-70 family RNA polymerase sigma factor; this encodes MSKNSSQLQPDEFVRLIMANEGRLFGLVRALLPGCEDVEDIVQEVVTLMWEKLDEFEKGTNFSAWACRIAHFKVLEYRRTKNRRSRCLNEQVVEQLVTDTGNLWYELEYRSQALDECIASLTKSDRELILLRFRSKGTLKETARQVGRSEVTVRLWIRRILKRLENCIQRRFEMGPSA
- a CDS encoding bifunctional transcriptional activator/DNA repair enzyme AdaA, producing MNSTDTNMNDTATLPDRETMYDALSRRDTSFEGVFVAAIRTTGIFCRPSCTARKPKPENVEYFPDAKSAIASGYRACKICHPMIDLGATPEWLQPLLEEVEQDATIRLQAEDLRQRGLDPVRVRRWFQKLHGMTFTSYLRMRRINQAFGQIRHKTSVTDAAFQSGYESLSGFGDGFKKTIGSAPAKTNGQEVIAITRILTPLGPMLAGATEQGICLLEFADRPMLETQLNRLHKRMNAKTLPGDSPFFAQLDAELQAYFAGKRTEFDVPLLTPGTEFQQKVWAALQTIPFGATRSYAEQAKSIGQPAAVRAVARANGDNRISILIPCHRVIGADGKLTGYGGGLWRKKRLLEIESRELPLNTT
- a CDS encoding DUF1572 family protein; protein product: MDTTGQFMSSIINVFETHKRMTERAVEQVPDEKLHTALDEHTNSIAVIMKHVAGNLISRWTDFLTTDGEKSWRNRDDEFVDSFKSRAEIMEYWERGWSCVLEALKSLTAEDLEKTVSIRGEAHTVPLAIERSLGHTCYHVGQIVQVARIQAGDDWHTLTIPRGESEQFNKANWGEDGKSHS